The following are encoded together in the Zingiber officinale cultivar Zhangliang chromosome 8A, Zo_v1.1, whole genome shotgun sequence genome:
- the LOC122010617 gene encoding putative ABC1 protein At2g40090, with product MGKKKPQLILLDHGLYRELNFSTRINYAALWKGLVFADVKAIKDNSIKLGAGEDLYVLFAGVLTMRPWQKVVDPSADHLVIKGNQDDRAELQVLSLFVLVNTASETLKKKS from the exons ATGG GGAAAAAGAAACCACAATTGATACTGCTTGATCATGGTCTTTACAGAGAGCTCAATTTTTCTACTAGAATAAACTATGCTGCACTTTGGAAG GGTCTAGTTTTTGCTGATGTTAAGGCCATCAAGGACAATAGTATAAAACTTGGTGCTGGTGAAGATCTTTATGTTCTATTTGCCGGAGTACTCACTATGAGGCCTTGGCAAAAGGTTGTGGATCCATCAGCAGACCACTTAGTTATCAAGGGAAATCAGGATGACCGTGCAGAACTACAGGTATTGAGCCTATTTGTATTAGTCAATACTGCCTctgaaactttaaaaaaaaaatcatga